A single Hippocampus zosterae strain Florida chromosome 1, ASM2543408v3, whole genome shotgun sequence DNA region contains:
- the LOC127611749 gene encoding FH2 domain-containing protein 1-like isoform X2 codes for MDGVLPGNENEMANRIPPPPPPPPPPPPPPPPLPPPPPSLGGLKHNKRVRSFFWKTIPEEQVRGRANLWTQDQARQRYQIDANTVEELFGQKEGLDGGRLARGGSGRSSLRDAKEQVSILDTKRGMNVGIFLKQFKRSNQAIVDDIRRGNSEPYGAEPLRELMKLLPEADEVKKMKTYTGDVSKLPLADSFLLMLIQLPSYTLRIECMLSKEEIPGMCKGMQAQIGVLRSATKEVLGCQELHAVLHLVLQAGNILNAGGYGGNAAGFKLSSLLSLADTKANKPGMNLLHFVALEAWKTEETLLDFPLKLSHIQAASRISLELLDAELQRLRSRMRALEESVRTDCELLQQLDSFLQDTTAGLCSLSSDRQLLGKEADEFMDFFCEDGDTFRLDECFAVLHGFCCKFSHAVKENKEREAREQARRCRLQVLEEQKRHSWAGGEKVNSPMGLNCSSETDLTAAMLRQGEASALRELLSPTSSSWRASRRRTGHSGHSPSQSPSSPSPTMTLTAQYTHNLKCHGDVDAASDLDDSGRDQGEASMTRLERRRCKTPSEDNNRDHERKVSATANNNNLVVHLQTCSLVPELKAFAEVDGLVCLRDATDPSAEEPRASEVPMAVQPAVVWCVTAVCETDCLAEKEPASFAAPTLSEPVSRQPLPSSSLCGPPADPPHSDLRKKSDSSDAVASAASGTRSKRVRTLNSSEQQSMRKVVPISRTGREKRGENPSAAPSSRRSSLQARDSKERRIPAARKPPEEKMCRSTLRALSGKGCDTLSAPVAPPSAPSSAPAFARSTASSSFRQTRASLPSAHVLKRASEAPSKTSTSAGHPRVSLSSSSSLSKRTPSMRTPPSNDTWPRTRRSAGISMPQNISPPSRTRMSANVMTPPSVRTPPSAKTSQSAKTPPSAKTPPSVGKSPGIDKPPNISPPSRIRTSANVKTPPSVRTPPSVRTPPSVRTPPTVRTPPSASTPPSTSTPPSAKTPPSVSTPPLSAKTPPSVRTQPNVRTPPTIRTPPSASTPPSASTPPSAKSPPSVRTPQSVRIPPSTKTPPSVRTPQSAKTTTSDRTPPTVKTPPSTKTPPSFRTPPSASTPPSLRTSYNIRPPSRIRTSEPIRTPSSVGLPPGSTAPESPGLSQSHRRSGSFSDQSGQSQQSLKVCRPSWR; via the exons ATGGATGGCGTCTTGCCAGGCAATGAGAACGAGATGGCGAACAGAATTCCGCCCCCaccgccgccccctcctcctcctccgccccctcctccaccactgccgccccctcccccttcacTAGGAGGCCTGAAGCACAACAAGAGGGTGAGAAGTTTCTTCTGGAAGACAATCCCGGAGGAGCAG GTGCGAGGGCGCGCCAACCTGTGGACGCAGGACCAGGCGCGGCAGCGCTACCAAATTGACGCCAACACGGTCGAAGAACTCTTTGGTCAGAAGGAGGGGCTGGATGGCGGCAGACTCGCGAGGGGTGGAAGCGGCAGATCCTCACTGCGTGATGCAAAGGAGCAG GTCTCCATCTTGGACACCAAGCGAGGCATGAACGTGGGCATCTTTCTCAAACAGTTCAAGAG GTCCAACCAGGCCATCGTTGACGACATTCGCCGCGGCAACAGTGAGCCTTATGGGGCGGAGCCTCTACGAGAGCTCATGAAGCTTCTGCCCGAGGCGGACGAG GTGAAGAAGATGAAGACGTACACCGGTGACGTGTCAAAGCTGCCGTTGGCCGACTCCTTCTTGTTGATGCTCATTCAGCTCCCCAG TTACACCTTGCGCATCGAGTGCATGCTGTCCAAGGAAGAGATTCCTGGAATGTGCAAGGGCATGCAGGCACAGATTGGCGTCCTTCGCTCCGCAACCAAAG AGGTTCTGGGCTGCCAGGAGCTGCACGCCGTCCTCCACTTGGTCCTGCAGGCCGGGAACATCCTCAACGCC GGCGGTTATGGCGGCAACGCGGCGGGCTTCAAACTCTCGTCCCTTTTGTCTCTGGCCGACACCAAAGCCAACAAACCGGGAATGAACCTGCTGCACTTTGTGGCTCTG GAAGCCTGGAAAACCGAGGAGACGTTATTGGACTTCCCACTGAAGTTGAGTCACATTCAGGCCGCTTCCAG GATCTCCTTGGAGTTACTGGACGCGGAACTGCAACGGCTGAGGAGCCGCATGCGCGCTCTCGAAGAGAGCGTCCGCACGGACTGTGAGCTCCTGCAACAGCTGGACAGCTTCTTGCAG GACACAACGGCGGGGCTGTGCTCTTTGAGCAGCGACCGGCAGCTGCTGGGCAAGGAGGCCGATGAATTTATGGACTTCTTCTGCGAGGACGGCGACACGTTCCGACTAGACGAGTGCTTCGCCGTCCTGCACGGCTTCTGCTGCAAGTTCAGCCACGCTGTCAAG GAGAACAAAGAGCGGGAGGCCAGGGAGCAGGCCCGTCGCTGTCGCTTACAAGTGCTGGAGGAGCAGAAGAGACATTCGTGGGCTGGCGGCGAGAAG GTGAACAGTCCCATGGGCTTGAACTGCAGCAGTGAAACGGACCTTACGGCGGCCATGTTGCGACAGGGCGAGGCCAGTGCACTCCGGGAACTCCTGTCGCCGACGTCGAGCAGCTGGCGCGCTTCTCGACGCCGTACGGGACACTCCGGACACTCGCCGTCACAAAGCCCGTCCTCCCCCTCTCCCACAATGACGCTGACAGCACAATACACCCACAACCTCAAGTGTCATGGTGACGTGGACGCCGCCTCCGACTTGGATGACAGCGGCCGAGACCAGGGTGAGGCTTCGATGACACGGCTGGAACGCCGTCGCTGCAAAACGCCGTCCGAAGATAACAACAGAGACCACGAACGCAAAGTCTCGGCCaccgcaaacaacaacaacttagtGGTGCACCTGCAGACCTGCTCGCTGGTTCCTGAGCTGAAGGCCTTTGCTGAGGTCGATGGCCTCGTTTGTCTCCGAGATGCCACCGATCCCAGCGCGGAAGAGCCACGGGCTTCGGAAGTGCCGATGGCAGTGCAACCGGCGGTTGTGTGGTGCGTGACGGCCGTGTGCGAGACGGACTGTCTGGCGGAAAAGGAGCCGGCGTCTTTTGCCGCTCCGACCCTGTCCGAGCCCGTCAGTCGCCAACCGTTGCCTTCTTCGTCGCTTTGCGGCCCGCCTGCAGATCCTCCTCACTCGGACCTGCGAAAGAAGTCGGACTCGTCCGACGCCGTCGCTTCCGCCGCAAGCGGGACCCGATCCAAGCGGGTGCGCACCCTCAACAGCTCTGAGCAGCAAAGCATGAGGAAAGTGGTGCCCATCTCAAGGACTGGGAGAGAAAAGCGAGGAGAGAACCCCTCTGCCGCCCCGTCTTCCCGACGCTCCAGCCTCCAGGCCCGAGATTCAAAGGAGCGCCGCATTCCTGCAGCTCGAAAGCCGCCAGAGGAGAAAATGTGTCGCTCCACGCTGCGAGCGCTCAGCGGCAAGGGCTGCGACACTCTCAGCGCTCCCGTCGCTCCTCCTTCCGCCCCGTCGTCAGCCCCGGCTTTCGCCAGAAGCACAGCCTCTTCTTCTTTTAGACAAACGCGCGCAAGCCTTCCAAGTGCGCATGTCCTCAAACGTGCTTCTGAGGCACCCTCCAAAACCTCCACATCTGCCGGGCACCCTCGCGTCTCCTTGTCTTCGTCCTCCTCCTTGTCCAAGAGGACCCCGAGTATGAGGACACCGCCAAGCAACGACACATGGCCGAGGACCAGGAGATCGGCAGGCATTAGCATGCCACAAAACATCAGTCCCCCTTCGAGAACCAGGATGTCTGCAAACGTCATGACACCGCCGAGTGTCAGGACACCGCCAAGCGCCAAGACCTCGCAGAGCGCCAAGACTCCTCCGAGCGCCAAGAC ACCGCCGAGTGTCGGGAAATCACCAGGCATCGACAAACCACCAAACATCAGTCCCCCTTCGAGAATCAGGACATCTGCAAATGTCAAGACCCCTCCCAGCGTCAGGACACCGCCAAGCGTCAGGACACCGCCAAGCGTCAGGACACCGCCGACCGTTAGGACCCCACCAAGCGCCAGTACACCGCCGAGCACCAGTACACCGCCGAGCGCCAAGACCCCTCCCAGCGTCAGCACACCACCGCTAAGCGCCAAGACCCCACCGAGCGTCAGGACACAGCCAAACGTCAGGACACCGCCGACCATTAGGACCCCACCAAGCGCCAGTACACCGCCGAGCGCCAGTACACCGCCGAGCGCCAAGAGCCCGCCGAGCGTCAGGACACCGCAGAGCGTTAGGATACCGCCGAGCACCAAGACCCCGCCGAGCGTCAGGACACCGCAGAGCGCCAAGACCACGACAAGCGACAGGACACCGCCGACAGTTAAGACACCGCCAAGCACCAAGACCCCACCAAGCTTCAGGACACCGCCGAGCGCCAGTACACCACCGAGCCTCAGGACATCATACAACATCAGGCCCCCTTCAAGAATCAGGACGTCTGAACCCATCAGGACGCCTTCGAGCGTCGGGTTGCCTCCCGGCTCGACGGCTCCCGAGTCCCCAGGCCTCTCTCAAAGCCACAGGCGCAGCGGCAGCTTCTCGGACCAGTCTGGCCAATCGCAGCAGTCCCTCAAGGTCTGCAGGCCCAGCTGGAGATAA
- the LOC127611749 gene encoding FH2 domain-containing protein 1-like isoform X1, producing MDGVLPGNENEMANRIPPPPPPPPPPPPPPPPLPPPPPSLGGLKHNKRVRSFFWKTIPEEQVRGRANLWTQDQARQRYQIDANTVEELFGQKEGLDGGRLARGGSGRSSLRDAKEQVSILDTKRGMNVGIFLKQFKRSNQAIVDDIRRGNSEPYGAEPLRELMKLLPEADEVKKMKTYTGDVSKLPLADSFLLMLIQLPSYTLRIECMLSKEEIPGMCKGMQAQIGVLRSATKEVLGCQELHAVLHLVLQAGNILNAGGYGGNAAGFKLSSLLSLADTKANKPGMNLLHFVALEAWKTEETLLDFPLKLSHIQAASRISLELLDAELQRLRSRMRALEESVRTDCELLQQLDSFLQDTTAGLCSLSSDRQLLGKEADEFMDFFCEDGDTFRLDECFAVLHGFCCKFSHAVKENKEREAREQARRCRLQVLEEQKRHSWAGGEKVNSPMGLNCSSETDLTAAMLRQGEASALRELLSPTSSSWRASRRRTGHSGHSPSQSPSSPSPTMTLTAQYTHNLKCHGDVDAASDLDDSGRDQGEASMTRLERRRCKTPSEDNNRDHERKVSATANNNNLVVHLQTCSLVPELKAFAEVDGLVCLRDATDPSAEEPRASEVPMAVQPAVVWCVTAVCETDCLAEKEPASFAAPTLSEPVSRQPLPSSSLCGPPADPPHSDLRKKSDSSDAVASAASGTRSKRVRTLNSSEQQSMRKVVPISRTGREKRGENPSAAPSSRRSSLQARDSKERRIPAARKPPEEKMCRSTLRALSGKGCDTLSAPVAPPSAPSSAPAFARSTASSSFRQTRASLPSAHVLKRASEAPSKTSTSAGHPRVSLSSSSSLSKRTPSMRTPPSNDTWPRTRRSAGISMPQNISPPSRTRMSANVMTPPSVRTPPSAKTSQSAKTPPSAKTSQSANTPPSARTPPSVRTPASAKNSQSTKTPPSARTPPSVGKSPGIDKPPNISPPSRIRTSANVKTPPSVRTPPSVRTPPSVRTPPTVRTPPSASTPPSTSTPPSAKTPPSVSTPPLSAKTPPSVRTQPNVRTPPTIRTPPSASTPPSASTPPSAKSPPSVRTPQSVRIPPSTKTPPSVRTPQSAKTTTSDRTPPTVKTPPSTKTPPSFRTPPSASTPPSLRTSYNIRPPSRIRTSEPIRTPSSVGLPPGSTAPESPGLSQSHRRSGSFSDQSGQSQQSLKVCRPSWR from the exons ATGGATGGCGTCTTGCCAGGCAATGAGAACGAGATGGCGAACAGAATTCCGCCCCCaccgccgccccctcctcctcctccgccccctcctccaccactgccgccccctcccccttcacTAGGAGGCCTGAAGCACAACAAGAGGGTGAGAAGTTTCTTCTGGAAGACAATCCCGGAGGAGCAG GTGCGAGGGCGCGCCAACCTGTGGACGCAGGACCAGGCGCGGCAGCGCTACCAAATTGACGCCAACACGGTCGAAGAACTCTTTGGTCAGAAGGAGGGGCTGGATGGCGGCAGACTCGCGAGGGGTGGAAGCGGCAGATCCTCACTGCGTGATGCAAAGGAGCAG GTCTCCATCTTGGACACCAAGCGAGGCATGAACGTGGGCATCTTTCTCAAACAGTTCAAGAG GTCCAACCAGGCCATCGTTGACGACATTCGCCGCGGCAACAGTGAGCCTTATGGGGCGGAGCCTCTACGAGAGCTCATGAAGCTTCTGCCCGAGGCGGACGAG GTGAAGAAGATGAAGACGTACACCGGTGACGTGTCAAAGCTGCCGTTGGCCGACTCCTTCTTGTTGATGCTCATTCAGCTCCCCAG TTACACCTTGCGCATCGAGTGCATGCTGTCCAAGGAAGAGATTCCTGGAATGTGCAAGGGCATGCAGGCACAGATTGGCGTCCTTCGCTCCGCAACCAAAG AGGTTCTGGGCTGCCAGGAGCTGCACGCCGTCCTCCACTTGGTCCTGCAGGCCGGGAACATCCTCAACGCC GGCGGTTATGGCGGCAACGCGGCGGGCTTCAAACTCTCGTCCCTTTTGTCTCTGGCCGACACCAAAGCCAACAAACCGGGAATGAACCTGCTGCACTTTGTGGCTCTG GAAGCCTGGAAAACCGAGGAGACGTTATTGGACTTCCCACTGAAGTTGAGTCACATTCAGGCCGCTTCCAG GATCTCCTTGGAGTTACTGGACGCGGAACTGCAACGGCTGAGGAGCCGCATGCGCGCTCTCGAAGAGAGCGTCCGCACGGACTGTGAGCTCCTGCAACAGCTGGACAGCTTCTTGCAG GACACAACGGCGGGGCTGTGCTCTTTGAGCAGCGACCGGCAGCTGCTGGGCAAGGAGGCCGATGAATTTATGGACTTCTTCTGCGAGGACGGCGACACGTTCCGACTAGACGAGTGCTTCGCCGTCCTGCACGGCTTCTGCTGCAAGTTCAGCCACGCTGTCAAG GAGAACAAAGAGCGGGAGGCCAGGGAGCAGGCCCGTCGCTGTCGCTTACAAGTGCTGGAGGAGCAGAAGAGACATTCGTGGGCTGGCGGCGAGAAG GTGAACAGTCCCATGGGCTTGAACTGCAGCAGTGAAACGGACCTTACGGCGGCCATGTTGCGACAGGGCGAGGCCAGTGCACTCCGGGAACTCCTGTCGCCGACGTCGAGCAGCTGGCGCGCTTCTCGACGCCGTACGGGACACTCCGGACACTCGCCGTCACAAAGCCCGTCCTCCCCCTCTCCCACAATGACGCTGACAGCACAATACACCCACAACCTCAAGTGTCATGGTGACGTGGACGCCGCCTCCGACTTGGATGACAGCGGCCGAGACCAGGGTGAGGCTTCGATGACACGGCTGGAACGCCGTCGCTGCAAAACGCCGTCCGAAGATAACAACAGAGACCACGAACGCAAAGTCTCGGCCaccgcaaacaacaacaacttagtGGTGCACCTGCAGACCTGCTCGCTGGTTCCTGAGCTGAAGGCCTTTGCTGAGGTCGATGGCCTCGTTTGTCTCCGAGATGCCACCGATCCCAGCGCGGAAGAGCCACGGGCTTCGGAAGTGCCGATGGCAGTGCAACCGGCGGTTGTGTGGTGCGTGACGGCCGTGTGCGAGACGGACTGTCTGGCGGAAAAGGAGCCGGCGTCTTTTGCCGCTCCGACCCTGTCCGAGCCCGTCAGTCGCCAACCGTTGCCTTCTTCGTCGCTTTGCGGCCCGCCTGCAGATCCTCCTCACTCGGACCTGCGAAAGAAGTCGGACTCGTCCGACGCCGTCGCTTCCGCCGCAAGCGGGACCCGATCCAAGCGGGTGCGCACCCTCAACAGCTCTGAGCAGCAAAGCATGAGGAAAGTGGTGCCCATCTCAAGGACTGGGAGAGAAAAGCGAGGAGAGAACCCCTCTGCCGCCCCGTCTTCCCGACGCTCCAGCCTCCAGGCCCGAGATTCAAAGGAGCGCCGCATTCCTGCAGCTCGAAAGCCGCCAGAGGAGAAAATGTGTCGCTCCACGCTGCGAGCGCTCAGCGGCAAGGGCTGCGACACTCTCAGCGCTCCCGTCGCTCCTCCTTCCGCCCCGTCGTCAGCCCCGGCTTTCGCCAGAAGCACAGCCTCTTCTTCTTTTAGACAAACGCGCGCAAGCCTTCCAAGTGCGCATGTCCTCAAACGTGCTTCTGAGGCACCCTCCAAAACCTCCACATCTGCCGGGCACCCTCGCGTCTCCTTGTCTTCGTCCTCCTCCTTGTCCAAGAGGACCCCGAGTATGAGGACACCGCCAAGCAACGACACATGGCCGAGGACCAGGAGATCGGCAGGCATTAGCATGCCACAAAACATCAGTCCCCCTTCGAGAACCAGGATGTCTGCAAACGTCATGACACCGCCGAGTGTCAGGACACCGCCAAGCGCCAAGACCTCGCAGAGCGCCAAGACTCCTCCGAGCGCCAAGACCTCGCAGAGCGCCAATACTCCTCCGAGCGCCAGGACACCGCCGAGTGTCAGGACACCGGCAAGCGCCAAGAACTCTCAGAGCACCAAGACTCCTCCGAGCGCCAGGACACCGCCGAGTGTCGGGAAATCACCAGGCATCGACAAACCACCAAACATCAGTCCCCCTTCGAGAATCAGGACATCTGCAAATGTCAAGACCCCTCCCAGCGTCAGGACACCGCCAAGCGTCAGGACACCGCCAAGCGTCAGGACACCGCCGACCGTTAGGACCCCACCAAGCGCCAGTACACCGCCGAGCACCAGTACACCGCCGAGCGCCAAGACCCCTCCCAGCGTCAGCACACCACCGCTAAGCGCCAAGACCCCACCGAGCGTCAGGACACAGCCAAACGTCAGGACACCGCCGACCATTAGGACCCCACCAAGCGCCAGTACACCGCCGAGCGCCAGTACACCGCCGAGCGCCAAGAGCCCGCCGAGCGTCAGGACACCGCAGAGCGTTAGGATACCGCCGAGCACCAAGACCCCGCCGAGCGTCAGGACACCGCAGAGCGCCAAGACCACGACAAGCGACAGGACACCGCCGACAGTTAAGACACCGCCAAGCACCAAGACCCCACCAAGCTTCAGGACACCGCCGAGCGCCAGTACACCACCGAGCCTCAGGACATCATACAACATCAGGCCCCCTTCAAGAATCAGGACGTCTGAACCCATCAGGACGCCTTCGAGCGTCGGGTTGCCTCCCGGCTCGACGGCTCCCGAGTCCCCAGGCCTCTCTCAAAGCCACAGGCGCAGCGGCAGCTTCTCGGACCAGTCTGGCCAATCGCAGCAGTCCCTCAAGGTCTGCAGGCCCAGCTGGAGATAA
- the LOC127611749 gene encoding FH2 domain-containing protein 1-like isoform X3 — protein sequence MKTYTGDVSKLPLADSFLLMLIQLPSYTLRIECMLSKEEIPGMCKGMQAQIGVLRSATKEVLGCQELHAVLHLVLQAGNILNAGGYGGNAAGFKLSSLLSLADTKANKPGMNLLHFVALEAWKTEETLLDFPLKLSHIQAASRISLELLDAELQRLRSRMRALEESVRTDCELLQQLDSFLQDTTAGLCSLSSDRQLLGKEADEFMDFFCEDGDTFRLDECFAVLHGFCCKFSHAVKENKEREAREQARRCRLQVLEEQKRHSWAGGEKVNSPMGLNCSSETDLTAAMLRQGEASALRELLSPTSSSWRASRRRTGHSGHSPSQSPSSPSPTMTLTAQYTHNLKCHGDVDAASDLDDSGRDQGEASMTRLERRRCKTPSEDNNRDHERKVSATANNNNLVVHLQTCSLVPELKAFAEVDGLVCLRDATDPSAEEPRASEVPMAVQPAVVWCVTAVCETDCLAEKEPASFAAPTLSEPVSRQPLPSSSLCGPPADPPHSDLRKKSDSSDAVASAASGTRSKRVRTLNSSEQQSMRKVVPISRTGREKRGENPSAAPSSRRSSLQARDSKERRIPAARKPPEEKMCRSTLRALSGKGCDTLSAPVAPPSAPSSAPAFARSTASSSFRQTRASLPSAHVLKRASEAPSKTSTSAGHPRVSLSSSSSLSKRTPSMRTPPSNDTWPRTRRSAGISMPQNISPPSRTRMSANVMTPPSVRTPPSAKTSQSAKTPPSAKTSQSANTPPSARTPPSVRTPASAKNSQSTKTPPSARTPPSVGKSPGIDKPPNISPPSRIRTSANVKTPPSVRTPPSVRTPPSVRTPPTVRTPPSASTPPSTSTPPSAKTPPSVSTPPLSAKTPPSVRTQPNVRTPPTIRTPPSASTPPSASTPPSAKSPPSVRTPQSVRIPPSTKTPPSVRTPQSAKTTTSDRTPPTVKTPPSTKTPPSFRTPPSASTPPSLRTSYNIRPPSRIRTSEPIRTPSSVGLPPGSTAPESPGLSQSHRRSGSFSDQSGQSQQSLKVCRPSWR from the exons ATGAAGACGTACACCGGTGACGTGTCAAAGCTGCCGTTGGCCGACTCCTTCTTGTTGATGCTCATTCAGCTCCCCAG TTACACCTTGCGCATCGAGTGCATGCTGTCCAAGGAAGAGATTCCTGGAATGTGCAAGGGCATGCAGGCACAGATTGGCGTCCTTCGCTCCGCAACCAAAG AGGTTCTGGGCTGCCAGGAGCTGCACGCCGTCCTCCACTTGGTCCTGCAGGCCGGGAACATCCTCAACGCC GGCGGTTATGGCGGCAACGCGGCGGGCTTCAAACTCTCGTCCCTTTTGTCTCTGGCCGACACCAAAGCCAACAAACCGGGAATGAACCTGCTGCACTTTGTGGCTCTG GAAGCCTGGAAAACCGAGGAGACGTTATTGGACTTCCCACTGAAGTTGAGTCACATTCAGGCCGCTTCCAG GATCTCCTTGGAGTTACTGGACGCGGAACTGCAACGGCTGAGGAGCCGCATGCGCGCTCTCGAAGAGAGCGTCCGCACGGACTGTGAGCTCCTGCAACAGCTGGACAGCTTCTTGCAG GACACAACGGCGGGGCTGTGCTCTTTGAGCAGCGACCGGCAGCTGCTGGGCAAGGAGGCCGATGAATTTATGGACTTCTTCTGCGAGGACGGCGACACGTTCCGACTAGACGAGTGCTTCGCCGTCCTGCACGGCTTCTGCTGCAAGTTCAGCCACGCTGTCAAG GAGAACAAAGAGCGGGAGGCCAGGGAGCAGGCCCGTCGCTGTCGCTTACAAGTGCTGGAGGAGCAGAAGAGACATTCGTGGGCTGGCGGCGAGAAG GTGAACAGTCCCATGGGCTTGAACTGCAGCAGTGAAACGGACCTTACGGCGGCCATGTTGCGACAGGGCGAGGCCAGTGCACTCCGGGAACTCCTGTCGCCGACGTCGAGCAGCTGGCGCGCTTCTCGACGCCGTACGGGACACTCCGGACACTCGCCGTCACAAAGCCCGTCCTCCCCCTCTCCCACAATGACGCTGACAGCACAATACACCCACAACCTCAAGTGTCATGGTGACGTGGACGCCGCCTCCGACTTGGATGACAGCGGCCGAGACCAGGGTGAGGCTTCGATGACACGGCTGGAACGCCGTCGCTGCAAAACGCCGTCCGAAGATAACAACAGAGACCACGAACGCAAAGTCTCGGCCaccgcaaacaacaacaacttagtGGTGCACCTGCAGACCTGCTCGCTGGTTCCTGAGCTGAAGGCCTTTGCTGAGGTCGATGGCCTCGTTTGTCTCCGAGATGCCACCGATCCCAGCGCGGAAGAGCCACGGGCTTCGGAAGTGCCGATGGCAGTGCAACCGGCGGTTGTGTGGTGCGTGACGGCCGTGTGCGAGACGGACTGTCTGGCGGAAAAGGAGCCGGCGTCTTTTGCCGCTCCGACCCTGTCCGAGCCCGTCAGTCGCCAACCGTTGCCTTCTTCGTCGCTTTGCGGCCCGCCTGCAGATCCTCCTCACTCGGACCTGCGAAAGAAGTCGGACTCGTCCGACGCCGTCGCTTCCGCCGCAAGCGGGACCCGATCCAAGCGGGTGCGCACCCTCAACAGCTCTGAGCAGCAAAGCATGAGGAAAGTGGTGCCCATCTCAAGGACTGGGAGAGAAAAGCGAGGAGAGAACCCCTCTGCCGCCCCGTCTTCCCGACGCTCCAGCCTCCAGGCCCGAGATTCAAAGGAGCGCCGCATTCCTGCAGCTCGAAAGCCGCCAGAGGAGAAAATGTGTCGCTCCACGCTGCGAGCGCTCAGCGGCAAGGGCTGCGACACTCTCAGCGCTCCCGTCGCTCCTCCTTCCGCCCCGTCGTCAGCCCCGGCTTTCGCCAGAAGCACAGCCTCTTCTTCTTTTAGACAAACGCGCGCAAGCCTTCCAAGTGCGCATGTCCTCAAACGTGCTTCTGAGGCACCCTCCAAAACCTCCACATCTGCCGGGCACCCTCGCGTCTCCTTGTCTTCGTCCTCCTCCTTGTCCAAGAGGACCCCGAGTATGAGGACACCGCCAAGCAACGACACATGGCCGAGGACCAGGAGATCGGCAGGCATTAGCATGCCACAAAACATCAGTCCCCCTTCGAGAACCAGGATGTCTGCAAACGTCATGACACCGCCGAGTGTCAGGACACCGCCAAGCGCCAAGACCTCGCAGAGCGCCAAGACTCCTCCGAGCGCCAAGACCTCGCAGAGCGCCAATACTCCTCCGAGCGCCAGGACACCGCCGAGTGTCAGGACACCGGCAAGCGCCAAGAACTCTCAGAGCACCAAGACTCCTCCGAGCGCCAGGACACCGCCGAGTGTCGGGAAATCACCAGGCATCGACAAACCACCAAACATCAGTCCCCCTTCGAGAATCAGGACATCTGCAAATGTCAAGACCCCTCCCAGCGTCAGGACACCGCCAAGCGTCAGGACACCGCCAAGCGTCAGGACACCGCCGACCGTTAGGACCCCACCAAGCGCCAGTACACCGCCGAGCACCAGTACACCGCCGAGCGCCAAGACCCCTCCCAGCGTCAGCACACCACCGCTAAGCGCCAAGACCCCACCGAGCGTCAGGACACAGCCAAACGTCAGGACACCGCCGACCATTAGGACCCCACCAAGCGCCAGTACACCGCCGAGCGCCAGTACACCGCCGAGCGCCAAGAGCCCGCCGAGCGTCAGGACACCGCAGAGCGTTAGGATACCGCCGAGCACCAAGACCCCGCCGAGCGTCAGGACACCGCAGAGCGCCAAGACCACGACAAGCGACAGGACACCGCCGACAGTTAAGACACCGCCAAGCACCAAGACCCCACCAAGCTTCAGGACACCGCCGAGCGCCAGTACACCACCGAGCCTCAGGACATCATACAACATCAGGCCCCCTTCAAGAATCAGGACGTCTGAACCCATCAGGACGCCTTCGAGCGTCGGGTTGCCTCCCGGCTCGACGGCTCCCGAGTCCCCAGGCCTCTCTCAAAGCCACAGGCGCAGCGGCAGCTTCTCGGACCAGTCTGGCCAATCGCAGCAGTCCCTCAAGGTCTGCAGGCCCAGCTGGAGATAA